DNA from Sorangium aterium:
GCTCGCCTAGCGTGCGCGACGCGCGCGGCGCGCGCTCCAGGATGCCCCGCTCGACCAACGCGCTCAGGCCGAAGCCCGCGTCCACCGGCGACCCGGCCCCACCGGCCCGATCGGCGGCGTCCTGGACCCACTCCAGCTCCGCCCTGGTGAACGAGGCCCCGAGCACCGCGCAGAGCCGCGCGCACGCCGCGAGCTCCGGCGGCAGCGCTTCGAGCCTCCGCAGGGCCAGCCACTGCCACCCAGGCGAGGGCGCCAGGCCTTCGGGCGCCACGGTCGCCGCGTAGTAGCTGCCTGTGTTCGACCGCTGGCGCACGATCCCGGCCCGCTTCAGCTCCCGGACGATCGCCACAAGGCACGCCGGATTGCCGCCGGCCCACGCGGCGAGCCGCCTCAGCGTGTCCGCCGGCGGGTACTCCGCCGGCAGGAGAAGCTCCGCCGCGAGCCGCATCCCGGCGCCCTCGTCGAGCGGCAAAAGCGCCCTCTTTTCGAAGCGTTGCGTGCGGGTACCCCACCCGGGGCGGAGCTGCTCAAACCGCGGATGCGCGGCGACCACGACCCAGAGCGCCACGCCGGCGCCGTCGAGCGTCGCGACCTCGAGCGCATCGAGCAGCGCGTCGTCCGCCCAGTGCGCGTCGTCGAGGATCACGGCCACCGGCCCGCGGCGCGCGCGCCGGCGGAGCCCTTCCGCGATCGCCCGCAGGAGCTCGTGGTCGCGCGACGCGCTGCCGGACGGGGCGCCCCACCCGAGCGCCGCCGCCACGGACGGCCACGCCGCGCGCCCGATCTCCTGGCCGAGCCGCTCCACGCAGAACGCCTCGACGTCGGCCGGCGGTCTCTCCTGCGCGCCCAGCGCGGCGCGCAGGATCTCCTCCACCTCTCGCGCGACCTCGCACGAGAGCGGCTGCGCCGCGCGCATCGAGAGCACCAGCGCCTCCGGATGGAGCGATCTCGCCACGGCAGCCGCCTCGTTCGCGAGGCGCGTCTTGCCGAGGCCGGCGTCGCCGAGCAGCGTCATCAGGCCGGGACACGTGCCGTCAAAGGCCGCGGCGGCGCTCGTCGCCAGCGCCTCGACGACCTCGCTCTGCCCGAGCATGGGCACCTCGCCGTCGACCGCGCCCGTCGCGGTCGACGCGCCCATCGCGGCCGCGGCGCCTGTCGAGGGTGGCGTGGGTTCGGTCTCCACCAGCACGCGCTCGATCTCCGCGCTGAGCACGACCCCGGACCAGGGTTCGGGCGGCAGCCAGCCTTCCGGGCGATCGACCGCCGTGCCGTAGGCGACGGGCGCGCACCTGCCCTTCCGGCGCACGCTGACGCCCGCGAGGTGGAGCCCCGCGCGCGCGTCGCACCGGCCGGCGAGCTCCCGTGCGGCGGCGAGCGCCGCTTGCGCCGGATGCTCGATGTCGCGGCCCGAGAACAGCGCCACGAGGCGGCGTCCGCGCTGGCGGACGACGAGCCCCTTGCGGCTCGCCAGCGCGGCGACGGCCGACGGCACGGCGCCGCTGACGTCCGCGACAAGCACCACGACCGGCTCGCGCCCGTCCGCGATGAGCCGGGCGCTCCCCGCGCTCTCGGGCGGCTCGGCCGGGGCCGCGGGCGGGGCCGCCTCCACGGCGACAGCGCCGCCGGCGAGGCGAGCCCCCACGACAGCGCCGCTGGCGCGGCCAGCGCCCGCCGCGGCGAGGGCGCGCCGGAGCAGCGACACGCTCGCGGGCCGGCGGTCTGGATCCTTGGCGAGGCATGCGAGCACGACGTCCTCGATCGCGGCCGGGACGGCGGCCAGCTCGGTCGGGCGCGGCGGACGCAGCGCGAGGTGGCCGTGCTCGATGGCGCCCGCGTCGCCGACGAACGGCGGTCGCAGCGTCAGGAGCTCGAACAGGATCACGCCGAACGCGTAGATGTCGGCGCGCGCGTCGATCGCGAGGTCCCCACGCGCTTGCTCGGGCGACATGTAGACGGGCGTCCCAACGACGGTCCCGGCGCGCGTGAGCTCGGCGCCGGTCGCCTCGGCGCCGGCGCCCCGCTTGGCGAGGCCGAAATCGAGCAGGACCACGCGCTCCTCCGCGCCGGGAAGGCCTCGCCCCGCGGCGCCGGCGCGCGCTCCGCTGCCGCTCGCTGGCACGAGGAAGACGTTCTCCGGCTTCACGTCGCGGTGGATCACCTCCCGGGCATGCGCCGCCTCGAGCGCGACGAGCAGCGCATCGGCTCGCCCGAGCGCCCAGCCCGGGTCCGGCGGCCCGGGCAACGCCGCGAGGTCGGCCGCGAGCGTGCGCCCTCGCAGCCGCTCCATGGCGATCCATGGCCGGCCATCGTCGAGCCTCCCCTGCCCATACAGGCGCGGCACGTGCGGGGGGCCGATCCGCTCGAGAGCGCCGGCCTCGCGCTGGAAGCGCGGCTCGCTCTGCTCCGCGTCGATCAGGCCGACCTTGACGGCGATCGGCACCTCGTCGCGCTCGCGCCAGCCTGCCCAGACGGCAGCGAAGCCGCCCAGACCGAGGAGCTCGGTCAGACGGAAGCCTTCGACGCGCGGCGCTGAGCCGCGGGCCTGTGCGCGCGCAGGCCCAGGCGGCGGCCCGCCGTGCCGGGGGCACGAGGCCGCCTCTGCGATCCGCCTGTGGCACGATGGACAGCGATGCAAATCGGTTTTCCCTTCGCGACGGGCGCGGACGGGGGCCGCGAGCGGCGCTCATGATATCGTTGTTGTCCGGCGCATGGCACGAACCACGGAAGATGACACGCTCCCCAGCTCACATACCCCTTCCGCGCTGGCGATGGCGGCCGTGGCTCATCAGCCGAGCGCCCTCGACGACGCCACACTTCGGATACAGGAGGCCGAGGCCACGCGCACGCAGGAGGACCCGTCGCCCAATCCGCTGCCCCGCACTCTGCCGCGGGGGGCTCGCGTCGGCGACTACATCCTCGATCGCCCCCTCGCCCGGGGTGGCTTCAGCTTCGTCTATCGCGCCACGCACGCCGAGCGCGGCACCGCCGCGGCGCTCAAGGTCCTTCACGCCGAGCTCGCCTCGGATCTCGATGCGGTCGTCCGCTTCGCGCGGGAGATCGAGGCGATACAGCGCCTGAATCATCCGAACGTGGTCGCGATCCTCGATCACGGGCGGCTCGGCAGCCGTGGTGCCCCCTACTATGTCATGGAGCTGCTCGATGGCTGTAGTCTCGACGAGCACCTCCGCGCCCGCGGACGCCTGTCCGCCACGGACGTGCTCGCGCTCCTGGAGCCGCTTTGCAGCGCGCTCGACGCGGCGCACCGCTGGGGGATCGTGCACCGGGATATCAAGGCATCGAACGTCTTTCTCGCCGAGCAGGGCGGGCGGCGGAGGGTGGTGCTGCTCGACTTCGGCGTGGCCAAGCTGCTCGATGCGCCGGGGCCTG
Protein-coding regions in this window:
- a CDS encoding serine/threonine-protein kinase, which codes for MHRCPSCHRRIAEAASCPRHGGPPPGPARAQARGSAPRVEGFRLTELLGLGGFAAVWAGWRERDEVPIAVKVGLIDAEQSEPRFQREAGALERIGPPHVPRLYGQGRLDDGRPWIAMERLRGRTLAADLAALPGPPDPGWALGRADALLVALEAAHAREVIHRDVKPENVFLVPASGSGARAGAAGRGLPGAEERVVLLDFGLAKRGAGAEATGAELTRAGTVVGTPVYMSPEQARGDLAIDARADIYAFGVILFELLTLRPPFVGDAGAIEHGHLALRPPRPTELAAVPAAIEDVVLACLAKDPDRRPASVSLLRRALAAAGAGRASGAVVGARLAGGAVAVEAAPPAAPAEPPESAGSARLIADGREPVVVLVADVSGAVPSAVAALASRKGLVVRQRGRRLVALFSGRDIEHPAQAALAAARELAGRCDARAGLHLAGVSVRRKGRCAPVAYGTAVDRPEGWLPPEPWSGVVLSAEIERVLVETEPTPPSTGAAAAMGASTATGAVDGEVPMLGQSEVVEALATSAAAAFDGTCPGLMTLLGDAGLGKTRLANEAAAVARSLHPEALVLSMRAAQPLSCEVAREVEEILRAALGAQERPPADVEAFCVERLGQEIGRAAWPSVAAALGWGAPSGSASRDHELLRAIAEGLRRRARRGPVAVILDDAHWADDALLDALEVATLDGAGVALWVVVAAHPRFEQLRPGWGTRTQRFEKRALLPLDEGAGMRLAAELLLPAEYPPADTLRRLAAWAGGNPACLVAIVRELKRAGIVRQRSNTGSYYAATVAPEGLAPSPGWQWLALRRLEALPPELAACARLCAVLGASFTRAELEWVQDAADRAGGAGSPVDAGFGLSALVERGILERAPRASRTLGERYAFQSGVFRDSVVEPLHPEHRRDTHRYALAFWRARVSAGDATPETLASLARHASACGASEEAAEAYVKLGDIALSAHRHVEADQHYSAALEHISAADLRRRALALAGRGRIRYRAHRTREAIEDLTAARELGERLADEVLVGEILLEEAILLDWTGDYEGSARRVEQARPLVARSGSPRLAVRLVVADGRRCVRTAQVAQAIALLQKGAVEAEALGDHDSRIVALLLLPVELAHAGSFSEAEERAREAIDLCARVHDLPHLCVAYMNRVVLWTLKKSPSRATEDLQRVISLAREIGNPWLERVATYNVAELLYWSDRREDALVLARRAHVLERRFIERPVPECSLLLARLLATAGQHDEARELIAWVAGACPPEPGAHAAFACFRMLQALLIDEVEGAVGPQEGMAMRWPMRRWMKRWAQPAARGTCCSPMSSWRSCTGGLASPCGTGETPTLLRSCTRRRPCWGSTRRGGLASTASRAPSRRCWVGHAAPEGFNMQAPPDLGRMGAVRLTCFARRRGHFSCRACSCRGGPLKQRAGLRLAQLARRAHAVGAARASGGIMSISRAFSAVITGFSLFIAGCGAERHSGMSSRTEEQDAIIVMNGDDPAFFWRSATQQALRALAEVPLEGSSGELTDTPLLASAEGRRLLSYIALCALPEGEALRGGAAGVSFEGAVGLAPRWSSSPLDDVETQRWMTACLLQTLNGLSMEVEVRMTGSHQALAGRPGAAPSEFTTPDATMFGNLFHPDSPAAFACIDNTEVAACGVDWSGHSVQRICGVSPTCGVTLLGPCSLACARDADGQSTCDTPGGDRYVEAITTSLHSSISLDSFAPCSP